The sequence below is a genomic window from Halococcus salsus.
GGTCGGAGATGGCTGCCTCGCCTCGATTTCGACCGGACGCACGACGCGACGGGATATAGCGTTTCGGGCTCGGCCGTCGGTCGGTTTGGAAACGTTTAACCGTCCGTCCGGACAACGGTCATTTGTCGGTGCCCAGGTGGTGTAGTGGCCCATCATACGACCCTGTCACGGTCGTGACGCGGGTTCAAATCCCGCCCCGGGCGCTTCTTCGAAGCAAAACGGCGAGCTGTGTCTTCGCCGGCTGGTAGAACAACGAAACAATGCGCTAGCGACGAGTTCGAAAATTCCGTTTTGAGGACCGCGACTCAATCCAGGTTGCGTTCCATCCAGAGTTCGAGCGTCGTGATCGCCGCGATCGAGGTCACCATGTGGTCGGCGTCGCCGGCGAGGTGTTCGCGCCGGAGGCGTCGGATCGTCTCGGCGTCGAACACCGACCGCTCGCAGGCGCGTTCGAGGAGGTCGTCGAAGAACTCACGGACGTCGGGGTCGTTCCGGTACCACTCGTCGGTGGTGCTCCGACCGCCGTAGGTGGTTCGCTTGAGGAGCCGTGCGGCGGCGGTGGTGGTGAGAAAGCCCGCGACGTGGAGCGGGTAGGGGTGCTTCGGTGCGACGCCGGTTCGCTCGTAGCGGATCGTGGCGAGGTCGGGGTTGAGGTCGCGCGTCAGCGTGAGCTTCGCCGGCGTCACGCCGAACGGGATCGTGCCGTTCGTGAACGGCACCGTCCCGATCCGATACTTCAGCGGGAGCCGGGCGACGTATTCGAGGAACTCGCGGTGGGCGAACGGGACGCGGGTGCCGGCCCGGCTCCGCGGGATCTCGTTGCTGGCGAGCGTCATCCGGGCGTAGTAGTTGTCGAAGTGGGCTTCGAGTATCGTCCCCTTCTTCGTTCGGGCGTCGCTGCGTTCGGCGGTGTCGACGAACGACTGGAGCGGGTCGACGTCCACGGCGAGCAGGTCCGAGACCGTCTCGTGGTCGACCATCGCCTCGCTCCAGTACATCGATTCGACGGGTGAGTCCGTGCCAGTGAAGTGCCGCCGCCGGAGGTGGTGGCCCATCAGTTCGCCCTGCCCCGCACCCTCCATGAGGACGCTGGCGTGGTCGTCGGGGAGCGCGTAGACCGAGAGGAGATTGAGGAACGAGGACCACCGGAGCATGCCGTCGGTGAGGTCGACCGCCTCGCCGAGGCGATCCAAGAACAGCTCCGGGGTGAGTTCGACCTGGTCGATACCGATGTCGAGGTGGTCGGCGACGCGGCGGGCGAGCGCGGGGTTGCCGCCACCGCTCGGGTTCGCGTCGTAGGTGTAGGCTTCGAGGTTCTCGAACTCCCGACCGGCGTGGCGGGCGAGCTCGCCCGCCATCGTCCGGCTGTCGAGCCCGCCGGAGAGCCACAGCCCGGCGTCGTCGTCGATCGTTCCCGCCGTGTCGTCGATGACGGTGCGATAGCGGTCCGCCAGACGGGTGAGGTAGCCGTCGTCGGGAAGCGCATCGAACGACGGCGACCAGTACCGGTCGGTCGAGACCTCGCCCGCGTGGTATTCGAGCACCGTCGCCGGGGGGAGACGCGTGATCCCCTCGACGAGGGTCTTCTCGCCCCAGACGTAGCCCACCAACAGCATGTCGCTGACGGCTCGTTCGTCGACCGTCGGGTCGTCGAGGCGAGCGATCAGGGGGGCGAGGCTCGAAGCGAACGCGGTTCCGTCGTCGAGGTAGTAACACGGCCGAGTCCCCAGCCGGTCGGTCGCCACGATCAGCCGGTCCGCCGTCTGGTCGATCGCCGCGACCACGAACGGGCCGTCGAGTCGAGCGAGAAGCGCCGCGGGGTCCTCGAACAGCGACTCGAAGAGCGCGTCGGTCGAGAGCCCGAGCCGGTCGCGGTTCGTTATCGCCCCGTTGACGACGGCGGCGCGGTCGCCGTCGTCGTAGGTCAGTCGGCCGCCCGGGTCGCGGTCGCCGTGGTGGACCAGCCCGAGCGCGTAGTCGTCGGTCTCGAAGGTATCGTGTTCGTACCACGGTTCGTCGTGGAGCGACGACGCTGCGTCCTCGAGGGCCGCCATGGAGAGAGAGCCGCCGAACACACCGGTCATGATACGTCAGAGGTCAGGTGCGCGGCGGATAACGATACCGATGCGGGATGAAGTAGCAATACGAAAAAAACGGCGACCGAGCGCGGCGTTACTCGTCGAGCGTTTCGGGGTCGGTGGTGATCGAGACCGAGTCCTCGATCGAGGCCTGGACGAGTTTGCCGGTGTAGCTGTACTCGTCGCGGAACGTGCCGACGCCACCCGAGACCGAGCTTCCGTCGTCCGAGATCGGGTCGGTCGAGTCGTCGATGTGTTCGAGCGTGCCGGTGACTTCGAGCGAGTACTCCGTCCCCGACTCGTCCTCGCCCATCACGGTGATGGTGCCGGCGTCGTCGTCGAGTTTGATCGTCGCGTAGTCCTCGACTTCGAGCGCGACGAGTTCGCCTTCGTACTCGTAGGCGTCACGGTAGCTCTGGACACCGCCCGTCGCGGTGTTGCCCGAGAGGTCGTCGTTGTCGTCCTGGGTCGCACCGCCGGTCTGTGACTTCTCGAGGTCGCCGCTCGTCGTGAACTCGTAGGGGATGCGGCCGCCCTCGGTGCTGGTATCGGTGATGACGAGGTTCGCGCTGTCCTCGGGCTCCGGCATGTCGGACTCGTCGATGTCCCCGCTGAGCTCGTTGTCCGAGCCCGAGCCGTCGTCGTTGCCCGACGAATCGTCCGAATCGGAGTCGTCAGAGGACTCTTCTTCCGAGTCGTCCGACGATTCCTCCTCCGAGTCGCTCGAGGAATCATCCGACGAGGAATCGTCCGAGGACTCTTCGTCCGAGTCGTCCGACGATTCTTCCTCCGAGTCGTCCGAGGACTCGTCCGACGAGGAGTCATCGGAGCTCTCGCTCGAATCCGAATCGTCCGACGATTCCTCCTCCGAGTCCTCAGAGGACTCTTCGTCCGAGTCATCCGACGATTCGTCCTCCGAGTCCGAGTCGTCCTCGACCGACGACACCGAGGAGCCCTTGTAGCTCGACGACGAGAGGCTCGGGGCGGGACAGGAGCCGCCCTGGCTGATGTTGCTCTGTTCCACGTCGCTGCCGGAGAGCTGGAGGCCCTTCCCGCCCGCGCTGATCGTGGTGTTCGCGATACGACTGCCGCTACAGTTGTTGAGGAAGATGCCCTTCCGGCCTCCCTCGGTCTGGACACAGCAGTCCTCGATCGTGGTGCCGTCGCGGCCCTCGATGAGGATGCCGACGAGGCTGGTCGCGTCGCCGGTGACGCTGACGCCCTTGAGCGTGCCGCTCCCGGAGCCGCCGTCCGGCGACGACGCACGGATCCCGTAGCCTTCGCAGTCTATCTCGACACGGGTGTTCTCGATGGTGAAGTCCCCGCTGTAGTTCGGGAACACCTTGATACCGGTGTCGGCGTTGGCCTCCGAGCCGATGCTGACGTCACAGTTGCGGATCGCCGCGCCCGAGCCGCCGCGGTCGCTCTCGATACGGATCCCGGAGCCGTTGAGCATCTCGCCGGCGTTGTCCGACCGGCTCTCGGAGACGTCGGTG
It includes:
- a CDS encoding asparagine synthase-related protein, whose amino-acid sequence is MAALEDAASSLHDEPWYEHDTFETDDYALGLVHHGDRDPGGRLTYDDGDRAAVVNGAITNRDRLGLSTDALFESLFEDPAALLARLDGPFVVAAIDQTADRLIVATDRLGTRPCYYLDDGTAFASSLAPLIARLDDPTVDERAVSDMLLVGYVWGEKTLVEGITRLPPATVLEYHAGEVSTDRYWSPSFDALPDDGYLTRLADRYRTVIDDTAGTIDDDAGLWLSGGLDSRTMAGELARHAGREFENLEAYTYDANPSGGGNPALARRVADHLDIGIDQVELTPELFLDRLGEAVDLTDGMLRWSSFLNLLSVYALPDDHASVLMEGAGQGELMGHHLRRRHFTGTDSPVESMYWSEAMVDHETVSDLLAVDVDPLQSFVDTAERSDARTKKGTILEAHFDNYYARMTLASNEIPRSRAGTRVPFAHREFLEYVARLPLKYRIGTVPFTNGTIPFGVTPAKLTLTRDLNPDLATIRYERTGVAPKHPYPLHVAGFLTTTAAARLLKRTTYGGRSTTDEWYRNDPDVREFFDDLLERACERSVFDAETIRRLRREHLAGDADHMVTSIAAITTLELWMERNLD
- a CDS encoding right-handed parallel beta-helix repeat-containing protein, with the protein product MPRNGARDDSDSTDSGFKPSRRSYLKAAGAAAVSVPLLAGEGAAATERHGISFDNVVDMGGTGDASSAIESAAESNTLLKFPSGDYELSGQTNVSGKSNFGIVGEGDVTFTVPDDYNGKALNINGGDGVLLENITIDQSNATPDVQVAPDDNLQVHGLKMLGEGISSSTGQSKGDSDAALQAFSPMVRSSGGSGTVQDIVLHNEGRMGAYGRVGVWIGEENKGTITLRNCNVEGFSGNGVYASRTPGEVHVEGGLYKNNDLSQVRIGSNGSYVDGVTAVTDVSESRSDNAGEMLNGSGIRIESDRGGSGAAIRNCDVSIGSEANADTGIKVFPNYSGDFTIENTRVEIDCEGYGIRASSPDGGSGSGTLKGVSVTGDATSLVGILIEGRDGTTIEDCCVQTEGGRKGIFLNNCSGSRIANTTISAGGKGLQLSGSDVEQSNISQGGSCPAPSLSSSSYKGSSVSSVEDDSDSEDESSDDSDEESSEDSEEESSDDSDSSESSDDSSSDESSDDSEEESSDDSDEESSDDSSSDDSSSDSEEESSDDSEEESSDDSDSDDSSGNDDGSGSDNELSGDIDESDMPEPEDSANLVITDTSTEGGRIPYEFTTSGDLEKSQTGGATQDDNDDLSGNTATGGVQSYRDAYEYEGELVALEVEDYATIKLDDDAGTITVMGEDESGTEYSLEVTGTLEHIDDSTDPISDDGSSVSGGVGTFRDEYSYTGKLVQASIEDSVSITTDPETLDE